Below is a genomic region from Gasterosteus aculeatus chromosome 2, fGasAcu3.hap1.1, whole genome shotgun sequence.
caataaataatgtattggttaaaaaaaaaagaaaaaaagaagaggtgtGATGTTTGTTCAAAGAGGAGCCGTGTCGTAGCTAGTTTGTACTGTTGCTGCATCAGATGAGGCAGCTGAACAAGAAATAAATGACTATTTTCAATGAGTTTAAGCATGTCCAACCGGTTCCggtgtttttattaataaatcTGAGCTTGATATCAAAGTTCTTATCAGCTGCCTTTATGAGTACAGAAACATTACAACAAAAGGATTGTTTAAGCATTTCACAtctttttatttctgcatttcatTTCTTCAACAATTTAATTGCACCCAGATCTACAATAGTTTGAAAACGTGCACAAAAACTTGTTTCTTCATCCTgcaaagaataataaaaaataaatctgaccCAGGCAAAAAAGGATTGCAGGAAACTAGTGTTAATTCTAGAATTCTCCTTCTAGTTCATAATTTAATACCTCAGCATAATATACTTATAAAGACCAATACGTCTTGTAGTTTTGCCCCTTGCAGCATTCCCCAGccctgcagttaaaaaaaatattttctctatttaaaacaaacatttcaatgTTATCATCTTCATCGTCATTACTATGGTCTTAGTAAtttcagagaaaagaaaatattttcctcTCATTCAGGCCCCCACCTGGTGACCAAGGCCCACCCACCCTTATGAGAATCCAATGCACAACAATGCCAAAAAGTCCTGATTGAGAAATAAAAACGGATGGAAACACAGGAATGACACAAAACAATTACTCAGCAAATTAGAGGCGAGACCAAACGTAGCTTAAAATTCTCCTCATTTTTTCCTGCATACATCTTCAACTGGACATCATTTACACCCACCGAAACCCGTTAAACCCACAATGCCTCATTTAGGAAGTACAGCTTCAAAAAGAAGATGGCAAATATCAATGTATTCTACTCTTACACAGAGCTgtgtattaaataaaaaataaatagatatttaaaaagggaaagaacaGTCCATCTATAATGTTacagtgtgtctttttttttcttcatttttacattttctaagAAAAATCTGACATaagaaaaacattatttatgcCTTTTCAGATTTTTCTAAAACTTTTACCTATATCAAGAAGATCATACAGATATACAGTAAAATAGGAAAAATACAACAGAAGGTAGTCTTTCAAAACTATAAGCAATGGGaatttaaaaacataataaataaataaaataccaaTATCATGATGATGTTGTAATTACAACTGAGGAGGCGTCGAACcaaagcagaggagaaaaaacagTGAGTTTATAGTACTTGGTTTTTGCATTTAGTTCAATAAGGGACCTCTTGGTAAAAAGTAGGGGGAGGGGTTACGTTAGGTGCTGATGAAGATCCTCCATGTCAGTTGGCCGCGAGTCCAGTAGCTTCAGAAGAAAGCCTGAGGAgtacattacaaaaaaaaaaaaaaaaggacatttaaaatactGTATGTTTGACTTTAACtacttgaacacacacacactgaaaactATTCCTTGTGTTTAAAGTCAGGATTTCTGCACAGTTGCAGTATATTATTTGGTGGTGGCGGTGTAGAATTGTCTTGGGCTGTTTTGATCCGCACAATTCCAATTATTTCAGAAATGACCACATACTATCTCAATCCAAATCTTCAATgctgtcaaaaaaaaacacgatCCTGCTTGCAGCAAAAATGTACTGACGAGTTGTATTGATTGACCAAAGTTGCTCTAATGAAACAAGATTAACTCTTAATAAGAATGTACTTATTCAGACCACAGAAGCTTTGAATGTAAAAACGAGTAATAAAAAGGCATTCGTTACAGCCTAGCATTCTCTTGACATTTTGATCCTGTACAAAAGTGACCCGACCAATGATGATCGAGTGATAATGAATACGACACTCGTCTTCTCACTGCAATCCCTCTATAAATTTAAATCACGTTTTTCCATGCAGCACCTTTCATACAGATGGCTGCTATTCAGACTGCTTTACAAGCACATGTGACAGTACACGTGTAAACAGTCAACATATTAAGACATATGatcaaaagaaatcaaaagttAGTTGTCTCTACTGACAAtggagggcttttattttgaaacaaaaaacgttgatttaaaaataaatattgttgatGGTTTGATGTCATTCTGCCAAACAagattttctttgtctttgctttaaaaCTAATGATAGTGATGGACCTGCAGATTAAAtagaatatgaaaaacaaattgaaagtgAATATCACATAAACTTGCTGCTCCGTGATGGAGGCGTCGCGGTGGCACAAAGCCTCTTACCGGGCATTGATCAGGTACTCAGCCAGGCTGATGCTGGCGTGGGTGCCAGTGATGGTGACCTGTCTGTCAGTGGAGCCCTCCACGGGGTTGGCAATCTTGATCTGAGCCCCTGACATCGAACGGATCTCATTGATCTTTGTGCCCTGACGGCCAATGATGCAGCCAATGAgctgagggagaggaagaagtgtgagtgtgtgtgtgtgaaaacacagcagcaccTTTAATTCATCACACACCAGCAAATCGGACATGAACGCAACTTACATCATTTGGAATGGTCAGCTCATGAGAGCCAGTTTGTGCGGAGGCGTCCATCCCAGCTGCAGAAAGTCAAAGAAAGCCCGTCAGAGAGTGTTGACGAGGTGGATTATTATAGATCTACAGTAATTGCATTGCCTCTTTCAATCTGTCCACCTACCCTGGAAGCCCTGGTTGCTATGTGCAATGGGGAAGGGGCTCTGCTGCATGGCCAGCTGGTGAAGTTTGGTGAGCTGTTGAAACAATGGCGGAAAGGACGCAGCGCGCGAGCCAACAAAAACAGAGTGAGGACGACCCAGAATACCCCTCAAAGCTGGAATGTTATATAGGAAGGGTGAGAGGAAAATATGAAATGGAACTCATGAGttagcctaaaaaaaaaagggtaaagAAATGTTGTTAGGTTAGAAAAAGATAAAAGTTAAAATGGATATCAGGTTGGAAAAAATAAGTTAATGGGATGGAAGAGGAGGGTGGTATGGCTTCCAAATATAATAGAATGTATCACTTACAGAGGGCCCCTCACTTACATCAGGCTGTGGAATGGCGTGCTGCCCTTGGACAGCGTATGCCTGCAAGGAGACAACAGCACTGGTCAGGGTGTGGCagtgtgtctctcacacacacacacacacacacactaagttATTTCCACCAGGTAACATGTGAAAGCTGATGGGACCaataagaagaaaacaaacgttTACCTGACCACCTGCAAAGATGACAGGAGAGCCTGAGGGTTTGGGTCTGTACGGGATGGTCACTCCCTTTGGAGGAGACTAACAACACAGACATTTCCGGTGAATATTGTGGAGACAACAgtaacacagaaaacaaaggagCATCAAGAGCACCAGTAACAACAACGGTACCTCAAGCATGACAACGCAGATCTGCTTGACACACTCAATAATGGACTGTGGGGTCCCTGCAACGGTGATGGCACGCTCGGTTGAGTTGGGCAACATGTCCCCTGCTACTTGTACCTGAGCTCCTGCTGACTGCAAGACataaaaatatacattgtttttttaaaacacaccgTTCGGACTAATCAGGGACGACACAAAAACTCCAGACAAACCCAAAGCAACGTCCTGACGAACCTCTCTGATTTCCTTGATCTTGCAGCCGCCCTTGCCAATGAGGGAGCCGCACTGGCTGGCGGGCACAACAAGGCGCATAGTGACCGGGGGTTTGCTGGTGGCTGTACTGTTAGTCATCGAGGTGCTAATGTCCTGGAGGAAAGGCGGGATGACAGAAGGGAttaggaggggggggaaaaaaaaaaaaaaaaaagaaagaaaaacttgaAAGTGTCACTTCTGTTGCTACAAACTGTCAGATTTAAGGTGCAGCGAGCAAAACGCACCTCCTCCAGTTTCTCAATGATCATAGAGAAGGCTTTAAAAATGGAGGTGGTGGGTCCGGCGAGGGTAATGATCCGCTCTGGACAGTTCCCCTCTGAGATGTTGATGCGAGCCCCACTCTGCACAGACAGCCGAGCAAAACAGGAAGCAGAAAATATGGGCGCACCGCTtcttgtttacacacacacacacacacacacacctttcaacaaaattgacaacaaaaatagaaatgaaaaaaatcgtACCTCCTCTCTCATCTTCTTAACGGACTCTCCTTTCTGTAAGGAAAGCACAAACAGGAtatttacaaaacacacactgggTCAAGCTGTGGATCACAATCACTCTGGCAGTAAAAAGCACGCACCTTGCCAATGATGCTTCCAACCTCCTGCAGAAGAGAAAACAGACACACGTTAAAAGGAATACATTCAGTCTTCAGTCTCTTGGACAGGGGAAATGTCATCAGTGTAATCAGACAGTGCACGCAGTCACAGCTCACCTTGCCGTGCATGAGTAGCCTGATGGTTAGGGTGACATTAAGTCCTCCTTCGACCAGGCTAGAGTCCATTTCTACGGGTGAATCCAGTCTTCAATCGGGGGAGCGACGTGAGTCTTGCTGAATGTCTACATCGGAGAGGAAAGTGGGACTGTCAGGGACAAGTATAGTTACTGGGAgctctgagggggaaaaaaagctgctgtCTCTCAGTTGCATGGAGCGATGCTGGAGGGGAACATTTGAGCCGCTGTGCACTCGGAACTACTCGCTCACATAATGAGTGGCTGCAGTGTGGTAATTCACATTGGACCGGCCCGGGTTCCCTCATTCACATCGGCACAATGACCCACTGTCTCCCCGAGGCGACGTCTATTTCCTGGCAACAGTTGTGGCGACATAGGTTTTAAATTGAAGGCGtgagagcaacaaaaaaaattacACATCCAGCCCGGTGTTTGCTACTTTGCGCCTGACCGTATCGATGACGTCAGTAACAAGAAGGCTCGTCAGATAACGTTAACAGCATAGGTCCTGTTTTGGAAAGAGCATCGCAGCTATTCACGCGAGAAACAAATGGAGGCTAATTTAGCATCGTAACATCACAACTGTAACGTCCCCGATTCCTTCCATCAGAATGGCTAACCGGAGAGAATATTTAGCCAACACATCTGTGCGACACACTTTCAAACAC
It encodes:
- the pcbp2 gene encoding poly(rC)-binding protein 2 isoform X1, producing MDSSLVEGGLNVTLTIRLLMHGKEVGSIIGKKGESVKKMREESGARINISEGNCPERIITLAGPTTSIFKAFSMIIEKLEEDISTSMTNSTATSKPPVTMRLVVPASQCGSLIGKGGCKIKEIRESAGAQVQVAGDMLPNSTERAITVAGTPQSIIECVKQICVVMLESPPKGVTIPYRPKPSGSPVIFAGGQAYAVQGQHAIPQPDVSEGPSLTKLHQLAMQQSPFPIAHSNQGFQAGMDASAQTGSHELTIPNDLIGCIIGRQGTKINEIRSMSGAQIKIANPVEGSTDRQVTITGTHASISLAEYLINARLSSEATGLAAN
- the pcbp2 gene encoding poly(rC)-binding protein 2 isoform X2, translated to MDSSLVEGGLNVTLTIRLLMHGKEVGSIIGKKGESVKKMREESGARINISEGNCPERIITLAGPTTSIFKAFSMIIEKLEEDISTSMTNSTATSKPPVTMRLVVPASQCGSLIGKGGCKIKEIRESAGAQVQVAGDMLPNSTERAITVAGTPQSIIECVKQICVVMLESPPKGVTIPYRPKPSGSPVIFAGGQAYAVQGQHAIPQPDLTKLHQLAMQQSPFPIAHSNQGFQAGMDASAQTGSHELTIPNDLIGCIIGRQGTKINEIRSMSGAQIKIANPVEGSTDRQVTITGTHASISLAEYLINARLSSEATGLAAN